ATCTTTGGTCAAAGTTCATgctcttttaatattcatagATAAATGCTAGTTCAGTTTTAAACATTGTTTATGCAAATCATAGTCATAATGCATTATTTGTTGCAATCAATTAGTGAcacattactttttttattgctGTTCACTAAGAAATAAATGTGTAATCGTTTAATCAATCCTTTTATTAATAGTTTAAGACTAACACTTTAATCGAAAATTGTTaacaaacaaaatgaaaaaagaaaacttaacTTGATTTGTTATCACtacattaatatattgaaaacaGCCTTAAAACTAGAAACATCgaaaaatttcgaacgaaaattcGAAGATCGAGTGCTTTCACATCGAAAAAATTAGGTAATACTACAAAAgttataatttaaatcgataaaagaaaatcacaCTAAATcgcatttttttgttttaatatgtGATAAAAGCGctatctattattaaatttcacaGTTTTGTCAATTATCTCTAAATCCTGTTAATGAAAAGTCCAACTGTTAACGAAAAgtaaacgaaatttatatactttgacataaattatgtatttgtttaaatattcacactaatttttttataatattctattaaaaatgctatttttatcaaattattttcaacgttGAATAATCAACTAAAATTTGTTAACACATTTTTGATTACTAATCTATCGTTCATGAGACTTTACCTTAAGGATTGGCTATAGTTCCTtttccaccaccaccattttACATGAATgtgttcgtatatatgtaattatttccGGTAATCTCTGTATCGACATGATGTGTCTGGTCTTATTGAtctttatgtaatttattctCCTTAGTCAtcctacacacatatatatatattatatatatatatatatatataaatatataaacgatgtCCGGTCTAATGGCTTTTcttgaagaaaatattcgttacgagttattaattttaatatggGTTTTGTACTTTTGGGATCTTTATCTGAATTTGCGTCAGGTAAGTTACATTTTTGTCTATCGCagaatgtttttattatatgtataatatattatattttcaattaatgaaataattattacgatgaATGTTACAGAGAAAGTTGTTGCAAAGATTGGTTGATATACCAGATAATGTAAAAAGTATTATGACCAAAGATGTTTACGACAAATCACGTCTTTATGCTTTGGATAAAAATAGTTACAGTTTAGTTCAAAACATATATACTCAATGTTTTAATACGGTAAGTAAcaacattttaaaatatatataatatattattatttttttaatagtaatcTTCAAGGTTTAAAACTTGCAGAtacttttattgttttttgtcttttattattattgggaATGGAGCATTCagttatcaaaatattttggtttaaatcatgaaaatgaaattattgtcAGCGCTGTATGCATATTCATTAAAGTTATCATTTCtgatattattgatttacctttgaatatatatgatacatttGTATTGGAAGAAAAGCATGGGTTTAACAAACAGGTAAGTGATTATAGTTTTTTGGGgtttttaatgtttcatttATCAAATACTCATCTAtacattacattatttattatagaaaccattattctttataaaagatCAACTTTTAAAATTGATTGTATTAGAAGTAATTGTGGTACCTCTTATGTCTGGAGTGATATGGATTGTAAAGAATGGCGGtgattacttcttcttttatctttggGCATTTTCTGTTGTTGTAACATTATTTATGATGATTATATATCCAGAAGTAATAGCACCTCTTTTCGATAAGTATACTCCATTACCAGAAGGAGATTTAAAGCAAAAGATTGAAGCGCTTGCTGCTTCTTTAAATTTCCCTTTGTATAAGTTATATCTAGTTGAGGGATCTAAAAGGTCTTCGCATAGTAATGCTTATATGTATGgtttttataaacataaaagaatTGTGTTATTTGATACTCTTGTGAAAGAATACTACAAACCAGATAAGGATGATGCTAAAAAAGACATTGGTTGTGAGACAGATGAGGTATTGGGTGTACTTGCTCATGAGTTGGCTCACTGGAAGTTTAATCATACTTTAAAAGGTTTCTTATTATCACaggtataattttaattattaccagtattcatatatattatattaattgcaattaaatattttataaattttatgtttacaGATCAATTTCATTATAACTTTTGTAGTATTTGCCAAACTAATGAATTATAAAGCAATGTATGTTGGATTTGGTTTTGAGGATTCACAACCGATCCTTATTGGATTTATCATTGTGACCAAATATATCTTATTCCCACTCAATACAGTAAGTAT
This window of the Vespula vulgaris chromosome 1, iyVesVulg1.1, whole genome shotgun sequence genome carries:
- the LOC127068028 gene encoding CAAX prenyl protease 1 homolog, which translates into the protein MSGLMAFLEENIRYELLILIWVLYFWDLYLNLRQRKLLQRLVDIPDNVKSIMTKDVYDKSRLYALDKNSYSLVQNIYTQCFNTILLLFFVFYYYWEWSIQLSKYFGLNHENEIIVSAVCIFIKVIISDIIDLPLNIYDTFVLEEKHGFNKQKPLFFIKDQLLKLIVLEVIVVPLMSGVIWIVKNGGDYFFFYLWAFSVVVTLFMMIIYPEVIAPLFDKYTPLPEGDLKQKIEALAASLNFPLYKLYLVEGSKRSSHSNAYMYGFYKHKRIVLFDTLVKEYYKPDKDDAKKDIGCETDEVLGVLAHELAHWKFNHTLKGFLLSQINFIITFVVFAKLMNYKAMYVGFGFEDSQPILIGFIIVTKYILFPLNTIMQFISVVIMRRFEFQADKLAVKLGYSESLKKALIKLQKDNLQYPLYDKLYSAWNHSHPPILQRLSAIDKKD